TCCTCCGGACGCGCCATGCGGCCGAGCGGGATCGGCGCGATCAGCGCGGCCCGCGCGTCCTCCGGCACGCTCGCCATCATGGCGGTGTCGGTCGGGCCGGGGGCCACCACGTTCACGCGGATGCCCTGCGGGGCCAGTTCCGCCGTCCATGTGCGCGCGTAGGACCGCAGCGCCGCCTTCGTCGCACAGTAAGTCCCGTAGGGCGTGATGCCCGCGGCGTCGGCGATCGAGCCCATCAGCACGACGGACGCACCCGGCCCCATCGCGCCCAGAGCCGCCTGCAATCCGAAGACGGCCCCACGGACGTTGACCGCGAAGTGCCGGTCGAAATGCTCGGGCGTCCCGTCGCGCAGGGTCGCCGGTTCCGAGATGCCCGCATTGAGGACCAGCGCGTCGATCCGGCCATGCGTCTCCCGGACGACCGCCACGACGCGCTGCAGATCGTCGCGTTCGGCCGCATCCGCGACGAGACCCCGCGCACCGCGTCCGATCCTCGCGGCAGCGGCCTCGACCTCGTCGGCGGAACGCCCGGTGAGGACGACCGACGCGCCCTCGATCGCCAGCCGCTCGGCGACCGCGAGACCGATGCCCTTCGCCCCGCCGATCACGAGCGCAATCTTGTCCACCATGCGAGCCATCGCGGCATCCCTTTCATCTGCGATGGCGCATGAGATACATATCGTATACCTGCTATCAAGAACGCACTTGAGATAGACTAGATACTTGGGATAGCCTAGATATGCGCGATGATACCGATCTCGATGCCGCGTCCGCATGCGCGCTCGCGGACATGGCGCGGGTCCGTCCGGTGCTGGACAAGATCGCCGACAAGTGGACGATCCTGATCCTCACGGTGCTGTGCCCGCGACCGTCGCGGTTCAACGCGATCAAGCGGCGGCTCGACGGCATCACGCACAAGGCGCTGGCGGACGCGCTGAAGCGGCTGGAGCGCAACGGTCTGGTGACCCGGACCGTGCTGCCGACCGCACCGATCGGCGTCGAGTATGCGATCACCCCGCTCGGCCACTCGCTGCGCCAGCCCTTCGAGGCGCTGTGCTCGTGGGCACTCGACCACGGTGCGGCGATCGAGGCGGCCAACGACGGGTATGACAGCATCAAAGCGCGGCCGTGACGGGGCGTCTGCCGTCGGCTCGCCGGATGTCGCAGCGCTGTGTCCACCCGCGGCCGGCCTCCCCCGCCCGGCCCGGTGCATCGGTATCGGAGGCCATCGATATCAGTAGACGTCGCCCTCCGCCGGGGCGGCGGCAGGTGCCGCTCGGCTGGCCGGCGCCTGCGGGGCCTGGGGGCGTGCCGCAGCGGCCGGCGCGCGGACGACCGGACCTGCCGGTCCCGCGGGCCCCCGCGGGCCAGGTGGTCCCGCCGGGCCTGCCGGCCCGCGCGGCCCCGGCTTGCCGGGGGCACCGGCCGGACCCGGTGGGCCGGTCTCGCCCCGCAGACCCGGCGCGCCCGGCAAGCCCGCCTCGCCGCGTGGCCCGGCTTCGCCCGCAGGACCCGCCTCGCCCCGTGCGCCCGGCTCTCCCGGCGTGCCGGCCGGGCCTGGCTCGCCGCGCAATCCCGCCTCGCCGCGCGCCCCGGCGGGACCGGCCGGGCCCGGAGGACCGGCCTCGCCCCGCGCGCCGGCTTCGCCCCGTGGCCCCGGCGGGCCGGTCTCGCCGCGGGGCCCCGGAGGGCCCGCCACGGTCCTCACCTCCGCCCGGCCCTCGGGGCCGGCAGCGCCTTTGGGGCCTTCCGGGCCCGCGGGTCCCCGCTGGCCGCACTCGCCCACCACCGCGCCGCGCTCCTGGCGGCCGGCGCGCAGGGTCACGATGCAGGTCGCCGGGTGGTAGACGAGGCGGAACTCGAACTTGCCGCGGGAATCGGCTCGTGCCGTGAAGCGGCCGTCGAGGCTGACCTCGGCCTCCGCCTCGTCTGCGGTGCCGAGCACCCAGAGCTCGCCCGCGGTGATCCGCGCCGCCAGGACCTGGATCTCGGCCCGGGCCGGCGTCGCCGCCATCAGGCAGGCCGCGAGGGCCGCGCCCGATAGCAACGCGGAGCGTCCGGTTCCGCCGCGCACCATCGCCCGCTCCCGCATCCTCGATCCTGGGCCCAAAGTGTTTTTCCGCGCGGCGGAAAGTCAAGCACGGCCGAGTTTCGAGCACAGGCACGATGGTCGATGGTCTTCCCCGATGGTGGCGCTTGACCGGGCCGCGTCACGGCTCGGGCCCGACATAGACCGCCCGCGGGCGGATCAGCCCGCCGGCCTGGCGCTGCTCGAGCCCTTGCGCGATCCAGCCGGCCGAGCGGCCCAGCGCGAACAGCCCGAAGGCGCTGCCCCGCGGCAGCCCGAGCCGCCGGCGCAGGGCGACGAGGGCGACGTCGAGGGCGGGCCTCGCGCCCGTCAGCTCCTCGGCCGCCGCCGCGATCGTCCGCAGGCGCGGATCCTCCGCGAGGAGCGGCGCGAGCAGGGCGGCGGCCCGCGGATCGCCGGCGGGATAGAGCGGATGGCCGAAGCCCGGCAGGGACTCGCGGCCGGCGAGCTGGCGGCGCAGGGATGCGGCCGGGTCGGCCCCGTCGAGGGCGTCCCACAGGGCCTCCACCCGCGCGGTCATGCCGCCGTGCCGGCTGCCGCTCAGTGCCGCGAGGCCGCCGATCACCGCCGCGCGCAGGCTCGCCCCCGCCGAGGCGACGCACCGCGCGGTGAAGCCCGAGGCGTTCAGCTCGTGGTCGGCGCACAGGACCAGGGCGCGGCGAACCGCCTCCGCCCCGGCGGAATCCAGGCCCCAGGCCGTCGCGCATTGGCGGTGGAGCGGCGCGGCGTCCGGCGCCCGGCCGGTGACGCAGGCCGCGAGCACCCGGACCAGGGCGCCGCATCCCGCGGCGAGCCGGGCCGGATCCTGCTGCCAGGAGGCCGTCGGCGCGTCCTCCGTCGCGGCCGCGAAGGCGCCGACGAGGTCGCCGCCGGGCGGCGCGGCTCCGGACATCTCGGGCCCGAAGGCGGCGTCCTGCGGCAGGGCCCAGAGCCGGGCGGCCGCCTCCTCCAGGGTCGCGGTCCGCGACAGCGCCACGGCGTCGGTGCCGCGATAGTACAGGCAGCCGTCGCGGATCAGCGTGACGGTGGTCTCCATGACCGGCAGGCCCCAGTCGAGGGTGGCGCGGGCCACCTCCCGCGGACGCCGGCCGCGATGGCGGGCGGCGGCGAGGCGAGCGACCGCGTCCGCCGCGTAGGCCCGCACCCGCGGATCGGCGGTCGGATGCGCCTCGATCAGGCCACGGCTGACATAGGCGTAGAGGGTCTGGCGGCTGACGCCCAGGCGGGCGGCTGCCTCGGCGGCGGTGAGGTAGGCGGTCACGGACATCCTCGCGGACGCGACGTTGATTCGGGTAATCAAGATTGACGATCTGACCCCGTCGGCGCGCTTCTGTCACGACAGGCGAACGCGGGAGCGGGTGATGACGAGGGAAACGGGCAATCCAGCCTTCGGGGCGATCCTGGGAGCGATCCGGCGCGGCCTCGGCGTCGAGGCCGCGCCGCCGGTGACGGTGACCGGGGCGGGCGCCCTCCCGTCGGTCTACCCGGTCAGCGACCTTGCGGCGGCCTCGGTCGCGGCGGCGGGGCTGGCGCTGGCCGAGCTGATGGAGAACCGCTTCGGCCGGCATCCGGGCGTGACGGTCGACCGGCGCCTCGCCGCGTTCTGGTTCGCCCGCTCGCTCCACCCGCGCGGATGGGCGCTGCCGCCGCTCTGGGACCCCGTGGCGGGCGATTACCGGGCGACGGATGGCTGGATCCGCCTGCACACCAACGCGCCGCATCACCGCGACGCGGCCCTGGCGGTGCTCGGCACCGCGCCGGAGCGGGAGGCGGTGTCGGGCGCCGTGGCGGCCTGGCGGGTGGACGACCTCGAAGCGGCGGTCGTCGCGGCCGGCGGCTGCGCCGCCGCGATGCGCCCGGCCGCCTCCTGGGCCGCCCATCCGCAGGGAGCGGCGGTGGCGGCCGAGCCCCTGGTCGCCTGGGAGGCGGGCGGGGCCGGCGAGGCCGGCCTGACGGGGGCGCGGCCCGACCGCCCCCTCGCTTCCTTACGCGTCCTCGACCTGACCCGGGTGCTCGCCGGCCCGGTGGCGACCCGCTTCCTCGCCGGGTTCGGCGCGAGCGTGCTGCGCCTCGATCCGCCGGGCTGGGAGGAGCCCGGCGTGGTGCCGGAGACGACCCTCGGCAAGGCCTGCGCCCGCCTCGACCTGACGAACCCGGCCGGGCGGGCACGGTTCGAGTCGTTGCTCGCGACGGCGGACGTGCTGGTCCACGGCTACCGGCCGGACGCGCTGGCCCGCCTCGGGCTCGACGAAGCGGCCCGCGCCCGCCTGCGGCCGGGCCTGATCGACGTCAGCCTCGACGCCTATGGCTGGAGCGGGCCATGGCGGGGACGGCGCGGCTTCGACAGCCTGGTCCAGATGAGCAGCGGCCTCGCCGAGGCCGGGATGGTCCGCGCCGGCGCCGACAAGCCGGTGCCGCTGCCGGTCCAGGCCCTCGACCACGCGACGGGTTACCTCATGGCAGCCGCCTGCCTGCACGGGCTGACGCGGCGCCTCGCGACCGGGCGCGGCTCTGCGGCGCGGCTGTCGCTCGCCCGCACCGCCGCCCTGCTGGCCGCCGCACCGGCGGCCCCGGCCGAGGCGGCGCCCGCCGCCCCGGAGCGGGGGGATTTCGCGGAGGTGCCGGAGCCGACCGGCTGGGGCCCGGCCTTGCGCCTGCGCCCGCCGCTCGCCCTCGACGGCGTGCCGATGGCCTGGGACCGGCCCGCCGGCCCCCTCGGCGCCGCGGCGCCGGCCTGGTGAGGAACAGGGCCAGTCGGCCGGAGTTGGCCGGGCTCATCCGCGACAGGAGAAGCCCATGGCCGGCGAGAAGCCCCACGGCGACAAGACCCACGCGCAGAACATCCGCCTGATCGAGGGCAAGGACGGCCCCAACGTCCCGGCCGGCGGCGGCGCCCGCATCCGCACCAGCGCCGATCCGACCCGGCCGCCCTCCACCCACCAGGAGAGCCGCGACCACAACAAGCACAACCACCCGGGCCAGGACGGCCACCGTCCGCAGAAGCACGGCCCGGCGGAGGAGAAGCCGTGATGGATCGTCGGGCGATCGGCTGCGGCTTGCTCGGAACCTGAACTCCTCGGCTCCGCCGCACGCCGCATGCCGCAGGCGCAATGGTTTATCGAGAGCCACGCCGCCCTTTCCCGGACGACTGAACCGAAGTGGAAGGAGATCCGGGATCCAGCGCAAAAAGTCGCGAAGCGTCTGCTTGTCTGCGACGATGCAGCATTCAGAGCCGCTTCGCGGCACTTCTCCCCTGGATCCCGGATCTCCTTCCGCTTCGCTGCAGTCGTCCGGGAAAGGGGAGTGGCTCGTGATAGACCGACTGCCGGCACATTTTGTCCGGCAGTGCGAAGGACCTTACCTTCAGACGACCCTGCGAGGCGGACCCGCCGGTCACCCCGCCGCTTACACCCGCCCCGGATAGTTCGGGCTCTCGCGGGTGATCGTCACGTCGTGGACATGGCTCTCGCGCAGGCCCGCATTGGTGATGCGGATGAACTGCGCCTTCTCCTGCATCTCGGGGATCGACGGGGCGCCGACATAGCCCATGGCGGCGCGCAGGCCACCCGAGAGCTGGTGCAGCACCGCCGCCACCGGGCCCTTGTAGGGGACCTGGCCCTCGATGCCCTCCGGCACGAGCTTGTGGGTGTCGCTGACCTCGGCCTGGAAGTAGCGGTCGGCCGAGCCGCGCGCCATGGCGCCGACCGAGCCCATGCCGCGATAGCTCTTGTACGAGCGGCCCTGGTACAGGAAGACCTCGCCCGGGGCCTCGTCGGTGCCGGCGAGCAGCGAGCCCAGCATCGCCACCGAGGCGCCGGCGGCGATCGCCTTGGCGAGGTCGCCCGAATACTTGATGCCGCCGTCGGCGATCACCGGCACGTCGGCCTCGTTGCCGGCCTCGACCGCCTCCATGATGGCGGTGAGCTGGGGCACGCCGACGCCCGCGACGATGCGGGTGGTGCAGATCGAGCCCGGGCCGATGCCGACCTTGATGGCGTCGGCGCCGGCATCGATCAGCGCCTGGGCGCCCTCGCGGGTCGCGACGTTGCCGGCGATGACCTGCACGGCGTTCGACAGGGTCTTCACCCGGCGGACGCTCTCCAGCACCTTGGCCGAGTGGCCGTGGGCGGTGTCGACCACGATCACGTCGCAGCCGGCATCGATCAGGCGCTCCGCCCGCTCGAACCCGCCGTCGCCGGTGGTGGTGGCGGCGGCGCACCGCAGGCGGCCCTGCTCGTCCTTGATCGCGTTCGGGTAGGCGACCTGCTTCTCGATGTCCTTGACGGTGATCAGGCCGATGCAGCGGTAGTGGTCATCGACGACGAGCAGCTTCTCGATGCGGAACTGGTGCAGCAGGCGCTTGGCCTCGTCCTGGGTCACGCCCTCGCGCACGGTGATCAGCCGGTCGCGGGTCATCAGCTCGGCGACGGGCTGGCTCTGGTTGGTGGCGAAGCGGGTGTCGCGGTTGGTGAGGATGCCGACGAGCTTGCCGCGCGAGCCGTTGGGGCCGCGCTCGACCACCGGGATCCCCGAGATGCCGTGCTGGCGCATCAGCCCGTAGGCGTCGGCCAGGGTCTCGTCCGGGTGGATGGTGATCGGGTTGAGCACCATGCCCGACTCGTACTTCTTGACGAGGCGGACCTGCTCGGCCTGCTCCG
This is a stretch of genomic DNA from Methylobacterium sp. 17Sr1-1. It encodes these proteins:
- a CDS encoding SDR family oxidoreductase, translating into MARMVDKIALVIGGAKGIGLAVAERLAIEGASVVLTGRSADEVEAAAARIGRGARGLVADAAERDDLQRVVAVVRETHGRIDALVLNAGISEPATLRDGTPEHFDRHFAVNVRGAVFGLQAALGAMGPGASVVLMGSIADAAGITPYGTYCATKAALRSYARTWTAELAPQGIRVNVVAPGPTDTAMMASVPEDARAALIAPIPLGRMARPEEVAAATLFLLSDEASFVAGAELCVDGGMRQV
- a CDS encoding helix-turn-helix domain-containing protein; protein product: MRDDTDLDAASACALADMARVRPVLDKIADKWTILILTVLCPRPSRFNAIKRRLDGITHKALADALKRLERNGLVTRTVLPTAPIGVEYAITPLGHSLRQPFEALCSWALDHGAAIEAANDGYDSIKARP
- a CDS encoding collagen-like protein, with the protein product MVRGGTGRSALLSGAALAACLMAATPARAEIQVLAARITAGELWVLGTADEAEAEVSLDGRFTARADSRGKFEFRLVYHPATCIVTLRAGRQERGAVVGECGQRGPAGPEGPKGAAGPEGRAEVRTVAGPPGPRGETGPPGPRGEAGARGEAGPPGPAGPAGARGEAGLRGEPGPAGTPGEPGARGEAGPAGEAGPRGEAGLPGAPGLRGETGPPGPAGAPGKPGPRGPAGPAGPPGPRGPAGPAGPVVRAPAAAARPQAPQAPASRAAPAAAPAEGDVY
- a CDS encoding citrate synthase produces the protein MTAYLTAAEAAARLGVSRQTLYAYVSRGLIEAHPTADPRVRAYAADAVARLAAARHRGRRPREVARATLDWGLPVMETTVTLIRDGCLYYRGTDAVALSRTATLEEAAARLWALPQDAAFGPEMSGAAPPGGDLVGAFAAATEDAPTASWQQDPARLAAGCGALVRVLAACVTGRAPDAAPLHRQCATAWGLDSAGAEAVRRALVLCADHELNASGFTARCVASAGASLRAAVIGGLAALSGSRHGGMTARVEALWDALDGADPAASLRRQLAGRESLPGFGHPLYPAGDPRAAALLAPLLAEDPRLRTIAAAAEELTGARPALDVALVALRRRLGLPRGSAFGLFALGRSAGWIAQGLEQRQAGGLIRPRAVYVGPEP
- a CDS encoding CoA transferase, giving the protein MTRETGNPAFGAILGAIRRGLGVEAAPPVTVTGAGALPSVYPVSDLAAASVAAAGLALAELMENRFGRHPGVTVDRRLAAFWFARSLHPRGWALPPLWDPVAGDYRATDGWIRLHTNAPHHRDAALAVLGTAPEREAVSGAVAAWRVDDLEAAVVAAGGCAAAMRPAASWAAHPQGAAVAAEPLVAWEAGGAGEAGLTGARPDRPLASLRVLDLTRVLAGPVATRFLAGFGASVLRLDPPGWEEPGVVPETTLGKACARLDLTNPAGRARFESLLATADVLVHGYRPDALARLGLDEAARARLRPGLIDVSLDAYGWSGPWRGRRGFDSLVQMSSGLAEAGMVRAGADKPVPLPVQALDHATGYLMAAACLHGLTRRLATGRGSAARLSLARTAALLAAAPAAPAEAAPAAPERGDFAEVPEPTGWGPALRLRPPLALDGVPMAWDRPAGPLGAAAPAW
- the guaB gene encoding IMP dehydrogenase — protein: MARIGTDTIIEGLTFDDVLLRPAASSVMPAEVNLGTRLTRSIRLNMPIIASAMDTVTEARMAIAMAQNGGLGVIHRNLEPPEQAEQVRLVKKYESGMVLNPITIHPDETLADAYGLMRQHGISGIPVVERGPNGSRGKLVGILTNRDTRFATNQSQPVAELMTRDRLITVREGVTQDEAKRLLHQFRIEKLLVVDDHYRCIGLITVKDIEKQVAYPNAIKDEQGRLRCAAATTTGDGGFERAERLIDAGCDVIVVDTAHGHSAKVLESVRRVKTLSNAVQVIAGNVATREGAQALIDAGADAIKVGIGPGSICTTRIVAGVGVPQLTAIMEAVEAGNEADVPVIADGGIKYSGDLAKAIAAGASVAMLGSLLAGTDEAPGEVFLYQGRSYKSYRGMGSVGAMARGSADRYFQAEVSDTHKLVPEGIEGQVPYKGPVAAVLHQLSGGLRAAMGYVGAPSIPEMQEKAQFIRITNAGLRESHVHDVTITRESPNYPGRV